A genomic stretch from Sulfobacillus thermosulfidooxidans includes:
- a CDS encoding DedA family protein, giving the protein MAIVHSITNGLLALGVMGVFIGMFLESAYIPVPSEIILPYAGYLVFLHRATLLEAMLAGLLGGIFGAVFAYWIARYGGRPLIERYGRYVFIHHKQIDRADAWFRRHGDGAVFFGRLLPGIRTYISLPAGVAAMPFGRFLLFSLLGALPWTVLFTYIGFVLGHNWQHIGKLGEYFAGFVLILFVAWLAMLWKSRAKANH; this is encoded by the coding sequence GTGGCGATAGTGCATAGTATTACCAATGGACTTTTAGCGCTGGGTGTGATGGGCGTATTTATTGGTATGTTTTTAGAAAGCGCTTATATCCCAGTGCCTTCGGAAATCATTTTACCCTATGCAGGCTATCTCGTCTTTTTACATCGTGCCACACTATTAGAAGCCATGTTGGCCGGGCTCCTTGGGGGAATTTTTGGTGCTGTATTTGCCTACTGGATAGCTCGTTACGGCGGGCGTCCCCTCATTGAACGTTATGGCCGTTACGTCTTCATCCATCACAAGCAAATTGATCGCGCAGATGCCTGGTTCAGGCGGCACGGTGATGGCGCAGTCTTTTTTGGGCGGCTATTACCCGGTATACGCACCTACATTTCCTTACCCGCTGGCGTTGCAGCCATGCCATTTGGACGCTTTTTGCTTTTCTCTCTATTAGGTGCGTTGCCATGGACGGTGCTATTTACCTATATTGGATTTGTTCTTGGTCATAATTGGCAGCACATTGGCAAGCTCGGTGAATATTTTGCAGGATTCGTTCTTATTCTCTTCGTGGCCTGGCTGGCCATGCTGTGGAAAAGTCGTGCCAAAGCCAATCACTAA
- the mutS gene encoding DNA mismatch repair protein MutS: protein MTAKLTPMQEQYQRLKQQHPEALLFFRLGDFYELFGEDAEIAAPILDVQLTTRDKVTPMCGVPYHAVDQYLRKLVEKGFTIAIAEQMEDPRFAKGLVDREIIRVVSPGTFVDESDGQPTRFAVLYVAKREWALVIAELATGSVYFTEQRINSRMTTWIQEEWERWHPQEYLTNWETDVVLAGKAVADRSWFNKILSPRDLEQYLAQKFGTSGLRTFGLVEHPTAQAALYVLWRYLTDLEHREPVHLTNILWYHPGQQMAVSARTLHQLHVLSSDGPSLLSILDKTLTPMGSRLLASWLERPLTCKSQILLRQQAIKWFMTQLAIRKQVRERLQIIGDLSKKISRVALGMATPKDLVAIAKTLATTLDIYHTVQDMPHDLLPVFPSLDVISDILLHLRVLKEDVPNKWDEGNIIQEGVDPQIDRLRSVITNQREALASLEQEEKDRSGIKTLKVGYHRTFGYYLEVSRGQTHKVPDDWRRRQTMANAERYTSDALLELERTILEALDRVKTLEYERGRELLLLVQTHSEPLNQLARWLATLDVYSALAEVAVMRSYTFPEWQDSAIRDMEITGLRHPILETLTPHFVPTSITLPEDLRVILITGPNMGGKSTFMRALALNVIMAHIGAPVACEHMHLPVFSGVYARIGADDDIYRGQSTFMVEMEEMAWILRQSDRESLVILDELGRGTSTFDGMAIAQAVVERLATPAAPLTLFATHYHELTQLATSHPRMVNFTVEVIHDPKTGQLVFTHRIINGAASRSYGVEVAELAGFPKTLLTRARHLLTMWEEQTQELTQPVQQVTWFRPDPLGQELLDALRLLELDDLSPREAWQWLQDWRERVKRSSLDERSSG from the coding sequence ATGACCGCGAAACTGACGCCGATGCAAGAACAGTATCAGCGACTGAAACAACAACATCCGGAGGCTTTGTTGTTTTTCCGTTTGGGCGATTTTTATGAATTATTTGGTGAGGATGCAGAAATTGCCGCACCGATTTTGGATGTGCAATTAACCACCCGGGATAAAGTGACGCCGATGTGTGGAGTTCCTTATCACGCAGTAGATCAATATTTGCGCAAATTGGTTGAGAAAGGTTTTACCATCGCCATTGCGGAACAAATGGAAGATCCTCGCTTTGCCAAAGGCTTGGTGGACCGCGAGATTATCCGGGTGGTCTCACCGGGGACCTTTGTTGATGAATCAGACGGACAGCCTACACGCTTTGCTGTTCTCTATGTGGCTAAGCGCGAATGGGCCTTGGTCATCGCGGAATTAGCCACGGGATCGGTGTATTTTACGGAACAACGGATTAATTCCCGCATGACGACCTGGATACAAGAAGAGTGGGAACGGTGGCATCCCCAAGAATATTTGACGAATTGGGAAACGGATGTTGTTTTAGCCGGTAAGGCTGTTGCGGATAGATCATGGTTTAATAAAATCTTGTCGCCTCGGGATTTAGAACAATACTTAGCGCAGAAGTTCGGAACCTCCGGTTTACGTACCTTTGGTCTGGTTGAACATCCTACAGCGCAGGCTGCGCTTTATGTGTTGTGGCGTTATTTAACCGACTTGGAACACCGCGAACCGGTGCACTTGACCAATATTTTGTGGTACCATCCTGGCCAACAAATGGCGGTGAGCGCGAGAACCCTGCATCAATTACATGTGTTATCTAGTGATGGTCCCAGTCTTCTCTCCATTTTAGATAAGACGCTGACACCAATGGGTTCACGCTTGTTAGCATCGTGGTTAGAGCGACCGTTAACATGTAAAAGCCAAATTTTATTGCGCCAACAGGCGATCAAATGGTTTATGACGCAGCTTGCTATCCGTAAACAAGTCCGCGAACGGTTACAAATCATAGGTGATCTTTCCAAAAAGATTTCCCGAGTGGCCCTAGGTATGGCTACACCCAAAGATCTCGTTGCGATTGCTAAAACGCTAGCCACAACATTGGACATCTACCACACGGTACAGGACATGCCACACGATCTTTTACCGGTCTTCCCCTCTTTGGATGTGATTTCAGATATCTTGTTACATTTACGGGTGCTGAAAGAGGACGTGCCTAACAAATGGGATGAAGGCAACATTATTCAAGAAGGGGTTGATCCACAGATCGATCGTCTACGGTCGGTCATTACCAATCAGCGGGAAGCACTAGCGAGCCTTGAACAAGAAGAAAAAGATCGGTCGGGAATTAAAACATTGAAAGTGGGATATCACCGCACCTTTGGCTATTACTTGGAAGTGAGCCGAGGACAAACTCATAAAGTTCCTGATGACTGGAGACGGCGGCAAACTATGGCGAATGCCGAACGGTATACGAGTGATGCGCTACTGGAACTAGAGCGGACGATTTTGGAAGCCCTAGACCGGGTCAAGACGCTCGAATACGAACGGGGTAGAGAACTCCTTTTACTCGTGCAAACGCATAGCGAACCCTTAAACCAGCTAGCCCGTTGGTTGGCAACTTTAGATGTGTATAGTGCGCTAGCTGAAGTCGCGGTCATGCGTTCTTATACTTTTCCTGAGTGGCAGGACAGTGCCATACGAGATATGGAAATCACGGGATTGCGGCACCCCATTTTAGAGACCCTCACGCCGCATTTTGTGCCGACATCGATTACGTTACCTGAAGATCTTCGGGTCATACTGATTACCGGACCGAATATGGGGGGCAAGTCCACTTTCATGCGGGCATTAGCTCTTAATGTGATTATGGCCCACATTGGAGCGCCAGTTGCGTGCGAGCATATGCATCTTCCCGTTTTTTCCGGTGTTTATGCCCGGATTGGCGCGGATGATGACATTTACCGAGGCCAAAGTACGTTTATGGTTGAAATGGAGGAGATGGCGTGGATTTTGCGCCAAAGCGATCGCGAAAGTCTGGTGATTTTGGATGAGTTGGGACGGGGAACCTCAACCTTTGACGGGATGGCGATTGCTCAGGCCGTTGTCGAACGCCTGGCCACCCCTGCCGCCCCTTTAACGTTATTCGCCACTCATTATCATGAACTCACCCAGTTGGCGACGAGCCATCCACGCATGGTCAATTTTACGGTGGAAGTGATTCATGATCCGAAAACCGGACAATTGGTCTTTACCCACCGTATCATCAATGGTGCCGCATCGCGTTCGTATGGTGTTGAAGTGGCTGAATTGGCGGGTTTCCCCAAAACTTTGCTGACACGGGCTCGTCATCTGTTAACGATGTGGGAAGAACAGACGCAAGAATTAACCCAGCCCGTACAACAAGTTACGTGGTTTCGTCCCGATCCCTTAGGACAAGAATTGCTAGATGCCTTAAGACTTCTCGAGCTGGATGATCTATCTCCTCGTGAGGCATGGCAATGGCTTCAAGACTGGCGCGAGCGGGTGAAGCGCTCGAGCCTGGATGAAAGGAGTAGCGGATGA
- a CDS encoding leucyl aminopeptidase, with amino-acid sequence MKVQLKVDDRFKVPAELVAVGVYENENGTDREHIPEAYQTLLTDAMARGEFEGKLLQTLTALPIPGVLTRRVVFIGLGKQSELTTNVVRKVFGQLAQISEKMKVQSVAAGLPQGNFSEKDAALAATEGWVLGSWKFAGYHQEPVERHVADLYLSNIGHVESAQDGVNMGLIVANAQNYTRDLGFRPSNKLYPELLAEEAVDAGRRHGFSVEVFDETRLRELGMEALLGVGQGSVYPPRLVVMRYDAHADKTLALVGKGITFDSGGISLKPSAGMEEMKYDMLGAAAVLGAMCAIADTKPSVNVIGLMAIAQNMPSGSAYKPGDVVRAFNGKTIEITNTDAEGRVALSDAVSYAAYLRPNWIVETSTLTGAVLVVLGHEATGLVADDDHLASQVIEAGDRVGERIWRLPIYPEYKELYKSKVADIKNSPGRDAGTITGGMIIREFAGGIPFAHLDIAGTAWTKEGPLNAVDGATGVMVRTFVELAHTLA; translated from the coding sequence GTGAAAGTGCAGTTAAAGGTCGATGACCGTTTTAAGGTTCCCGCTGAACTCGTGGCAGTAGGAGTCTATGAAAATGAGAACGGGACCGACCGAGAACATATTCCTGAAGCCTACCAAACCCTTTTAACCGATGCCATGGCACGAGGGGAATTTGAGGGAAAATTGTTACAGACCCTGACGGCATTGCCTATTCCCGGTGTACTGACCCGGCGCGTGGTATTTATCGGATTAGGAAAACAAAGTGAATTGACGACCAATGTTGTACGAAAAGTTTTTGGACAACTTGCCCAGATTAGCGAAAAAATGAAAGTGCAATCGGTGGCAGCAGGTTTACCGCAAGGAAATTTTTCAGAAAAAGATGCTGCATTGGCTGCGACAGAGGGATGGGTCTTGGGATCATGGAAATTTGCAGGATATCATCAAGAACCTGTCGAGCGGCATGTTGCCGATCTCTATTTGTCCAATATTGGCCATGTTGAATCGGCGCAAGATGGTGTCAACATGGGTTTAATTGTGGCCAATGCCCAGAACTATACACGGGATTTAGGATTTCGCCCGTCCAATAAATTGTATCCAGAACTTCTTGCGGAAGAAGCTGTGGACGCAGGGCGCCGCCATGGGTTTAGTGTAGAAGTATTTGATGAAACCCGCCTTAGGGAATTGGGCATGGAGGCCTTATTAGGGGTCGGACAAGGCAGTGTGTATCCACCGCGTCTCGTCGTGATGCGTTATGATGCCCATGCCGATAAGACTTTAGCCCTTGTCGGCAAGGGTATTACCTTCGATTCCGGCGGCATTAGTTTGAAACCATCTGCCGGAATGGAAGAAATGAAGTATGACATGTTAGGTGCCGCAGCTGTTTTAGGTGCGATGTGTGCGATTGCTGATACTAAACCGTCAGTGAACGTTATCGGTTTAATGGCCATTGCTCAAAATATGCCATCAGGCTCGGCTTACAAGCCCGGTGACGTCGTTCGGGCCTTTAATGGGAAGACCATCGAGATTACCAATACAGATGCGGAAGGACGCGTCGCTTTGTCCGATGCCGTTAGTTATGCGGCATACTTGCGGCCCAATTGGATTGTGGAAACGTCGACCTTGACCGGGGCCGTTTTGGTCGTGTTGGGTCATGAGGCCACGGGACTTGTCGCGGACGATGATCACCTGGCGTCCCAGGTGATCGAAGCCGGGGACAGGGTAGGCGAACGCATTTGGCGCTTACCCATTTATCCCGAATACAAAGAGCTGTACAAATCAAAAGTGGCGGATATTAAAAATTCGCCCGGACGGGACGCTGGCACAATTACCGGGGGCATGATTATTCGGGAATTTGCGGGCGGTATTCCCTTTGCCCACTTGGACATTGCCGGAACAGCATGGACGAAAGAAGGACCACTGAATGCCGTGGATGGTGCCACGGGCGTGATGGTCCGCACTTTTGTGGAATTAGCCCATACGCTCGCCTAA
- a CDS encoding D-alanyl-D-alanine carboxypeptidase family protein, with the protein MNTRRRIALALTSILSTFALSTSVYAASTVPPSPPSLSAQGAILVDANTGQILYGRHIRQEFYPASITKIMTAYLAITHGWNKTVRVSVQAQNQPGSSCYLRAGQAYPMPRVVSAMMMVSGNDAAYAIAQTVGGTVSHFVHMMNQTAHRWHAPGIHFANPSGLPNPHHVVSALGMAIITEHAMANPIFRQIVATKVASLPPDPAPRIYYNQNRLLYTYPGAIGVKIGYTIEADETIVGAAKRHGITLIEVLLKDTPAGLWPDAANLLSWGFQHFSLVHPIQAGAILGTVDIGHRPILVKSGANLNYLAYPGESIHPVLHFVPDTHLVSKPITRNEMVGSVQVTINGQDVGSLPLISLSSMAPYHQSPFWRWKWVESIVAVMILIKLLSRHRYRRRKTLRVNPWHLRGSDSR; encoded by the coding sequence TTGAACACAAGACGGAGAATTGCATTAGCCCTTACATCCATACTGAGCACTTTTGCTCTGTCCACATCTGTGTATGCGGCGTCCACTGTGCCGCCAAGTCCTCCGTCACTATCCGCCCAGGGAGCCATTTTGGTGGATGCCAATACGGGCCAGATACTTTATGGTCGCCATATCCGGCAAGAATTTTATCCAGCATCCATCACCAAGATTATGACAGCTTACCTGGCCATTACTCACGGCTGGAACAAAACCGTGCGGGTGTCGGTTCAAGCCCAAAACCAACCAGGATCAAGTTGCTATCTACGCGCCGGACAGGCGTACCCCATGCCCCGGGTTGTAAGCGCGATGATGATGGTCTCGGGTAATGATGCCGCCTACGCCATTGCGCAGACTGTTGGGGGAACCGTTTCTCATTTTGTACACATGATGAACCAGACGGCACACAGGTGGCACGCGCCGGGAATTCATTTTGCCAATCCCAGTGGTCTCCCCAATCCTCATCACGTCGTGAGCGCATTAGGCATGGCCATTATCACCGAGCATGCTATGGCTAATCCCATCTTTCGTCAAATCGTGGCCACCAAAGTCGCGTCATTACCACCTGATCCTGCTCCCCGAATTTATTACAATCAAAATCGTCTGCTCTATACCTACCCTGGCGCTATTGGGGTCAAAATTGGATATACCATCGAAGCTGATGAAACCATTGTCGGCGCAGCCAAGCGTCACGGTATTACCCTCATTGAAGTCTTATTAAAAGATACACCAGCAGGCTTATGGCCCGACGCCGCCAACTTATTGAGCTGGGGATTTCAGCATTTTTCATTAGTGCATCCCATCCAGGCTGGAGCAATTCTGGGTACGGTTGACATCGGCCATCGCCCGATATTGGTGAAAAGTGGGGCAAATTTAAACTATTTGGCCTATCCGGGCGAATCGATCCATCCCGTCCTTCACTTTGTCCCCGACACGCACCTTGTATCCAAACCGATCACGCGCAATGAAATGGTTGGCTCGGTTCAAGTCACTATTAATGGACAAGATGTTGGTTCGTTACCCCTCATCAGTTTGTCCTCCATGGCTCCATATCACCAATCCCCCTTCTGGCGCTGGAAGTGGGTGGAATCGATTGTAGCTGTGATGATTTTAATAAAATTGCTCTCTCGCCATCGCTATCGCCGGAGGAAAACCTTGAGGGTAAATCCATGGCATCTACGAGGCAGTGATTCGCGGTAA
- a CDS encoding transcription repressor NadR produces MSMTGEERRAWLKDHLKGTTPIAGHELSALLGVSRQVIVQDIALLRAEGYPIISTPRGYLFWEKPTGSIRTVVAVKHASSPVVVREELTTMVNSGVTVINVIVAHPLYGELVGNLNLSTLDDVDRFMQNMQQMGASLLSELTDGVHLHTLEGTPDTIERAKWALAHKGFLLQATS; encoded by the coding sequence ATGAGTATGACCGGAGAGGAAAGACGAGCATGGCTTAAAGATCATCTCAAAGGCACAACGCCTATCGCAGGTCATGAATTATCGGCGTTGTTAGGCGTGAGCCGCCAAGTCATTGTCCAAGATATTGCCCTGTTACGAGCGGAAGGCTATCCTATTATCTCCACGCCCCGGGGATATTTATTTTGGGAAAAACCTACGGGCAGCATCCGCACGGTCGTTGCGGTGAAACATGCCTCATCCCCTGTGGTCGTGCGCGAAGAATTAACCACCATGGTGAATAGCGGCGTCACGGTAATTAATGTCATTGTGGCTCATCCTTTATATGGGGAACTCGTGGGCAACTTAAACTTAAGCACTCTAGATGACGTCGACCGTTTTATGCAAAACATGCAACAGATGGGCGCAAGCTTGCTATCGGAGCTCACCGATGGTGTACACCTACACACCCTCGAAGGGACGCCCGACACAATTGAACGTGCAAAATGGGCTCTCGCGCATAAAGGATTTTTATTGCAAGCCACTTCATAA
- a CDS encoding dipeptidase codes for MLWHGHEMPVVDTHADSLLAALKGQRHLFEASQEGQLDFPRMKQAGHKLQFLSCWVEPEFKPERALPRLLTFVDQFYTEVEAAQPDVVHVFDKASLDRVLSSDKIGVVMSIEGSEAVGTDPRLVRVLYRLGFRLMSLTWNERNALADGAGEDPGGGGVSRAGRLIIQEINRIGMVLDVSHLSHAAFWDVMEISEQPVIASHSNCRALADHRRNLTDAQILALARHGGIQGLTFVREFLGGAQDVDRVVDHAQHHLDLVGDDRHLGLGSDFDGVEKPVTGLEDVTHLSILADHMSDRGISDETIERIFGGNYLRFFLERWSDFNSNT; via the coding sequence GTGCTGTGGCACGGTCATGAAATGCCGGTCGTGGATACCCATGCGGATAGTCTATTAGCGGCTTTAAAAGGTCAGCGTCATTTGTTTGAAGCCAGTCAAGAGGGACAGCTTGATTTTCCCCGCATGAAACAAGCCGGTCATAAACTGCAATTTTTGTCTTGTTGGGTCGAACCGGAATTTAAGCCTGAGCGCGCTCTTCCCCGTTTATTGACATTCGTCGATCAATTTTACACCGAAGTCGAAGCGGCTCAACCCGACGTCGTTCACGTATTTGATAAAGCCTCTCTCGACCGGGTCCTGAGTTCTGATAAGATAGGAGTGGTAATGTCTATCGAGGGATCGGAAGCTGTTGGAACGGATCCCAGGCTCGTTCGGGTATTATATCGTCTCGGCTTTCGTCTCATGAGTCTCACTTGGAACGAACGCAACGCGTTGGCGGATGGAGCCGGGGAAGATCCCGGAGGGGGTGGGGTTAGCCGTGCTGGGCGCCTGATTATCCAAGAAATTAACCGGATCGGAATGGTCTTAGATGTGTCGCACCTAAGCCATGCAGCGTTTTGGGATGTGATGGAGATTTCGGAACAGCCTGTGATAGCATCGCATTCCAATTGCCGCGCGTTGGCTGATCATCGTCGGAACCTGACTGATGCTCAAATTCTCGCTCTTGCCCGTCATGGCGGTATACAAGGCCTAACTTTTGTGCGCGAGTTTTTAGGCGGTGCGCAGGATGTGGACCGAGTGGTAGATCATGCCCAACATCATTTAGATTTGGTTGGGGATGATCGGCATCTGGGTTTGGGGTCTGACTTTGACGGCGTCGAAAAACCAGTGACAGGACTCGAAGATGTTACCCATTTATCTATATTGGCGGACCATATGAGTGATCGAGGAATTTCCGATGAGACTATTGAGCGTATTTTCGGGGGAAATTATCTCCGATTCTTTTTGGAACGGTGGTCTGACTTCAATTCAAACACATAG
- a CDS encoding glycosyl hydrolase family 18 protein: protein MMDKPWEIWWREYKHWVAWGLGGLLVIMLLIALTRHPSRVNPSSSSSHFQVIGFYQNYSPGSGHPGSETSFQAHINQLTTVSPRWFQVNPSGTVTDIGYDNYVVQLAHQHHVAVVPLFTNAGGSSQVLLTAALRQQAITNILSIVKNDHLDGVNIDFELLKPSARTGLSLFVTDLASKLHALHKTLGVSVFPLVGLPYAINGADDYPALAKAANYLVVMVYDHHYSGGPPGPVAPFGWVQDNIKAALKKVPASKIVLAIGMYGYDWVDNGRAGPANTVPDEEVPQLLRKYGVHAHYNYLDSQNWFTYTAAGGVKHIVYYMGTRSAQARINLARHDHLAGISLWRLGFEEPSFWSVIPRK from the coding sequence ATGATGGACAAACCGTGGGAAATATGGTGGCGTGAATATAAACATTGGGTCGCGTGGGGACTCGGCGGTCTTTTGGTCATAATGTTGTTGATTGCCTTGACACGCCATCCATCACGCGTCAACCCGTCGTCATCTTCATCGCACTTTCAAGTAATTGGATTTTATCAAAACTATTCGCCGGGTAGTGGACATCCCGGCTCGGAGACTTCTTTTCAAGCTCATATCAACCAACTTACTACAGTAAGCCCTCGCTGGTTTCAGGTTAATCCCAGTGGAACCGTTACGGATATCGGCTATGACAATTACGTTGTCCAACTCGCGCATCAGCATCATGTTGCAGTGGTCCCCCTGTTTACTAATGCGGGAGGCAGTTCGCAAGTCCTATTGACGGCCGCCTTGAGGCAACAAGCCATTACAAATATCTTATCGATCGTAAAAAACGATCACCTTGATGGCGTCAATATCGATTTTGAATTACTTAAGCCCAGCGCCCGAACAGGTTTGTCTTTATTTGTGACGGATTTGGCCAGCAAGTTGCATGCCTTGCATAAAACTCTTGGGGTCTCTGTGTTTCCGTTGGTGGGATTACCCTATGCTATCAATGGAGCCGATGATTATCCAGCTCTGGCGAAGGCGGCTAACTATTTGGTGGTAATGGTTTATGATCATCACTATAGCGGGGGACCACCTGGTCCCGTAGCCCCTTTTGGGTGGGTTCAAGACAATATCAAGGCTGCATTGAAAAAGGTTCCTGCCAGTAAAATTGTTCTGGCAATCGGCATGTACGGTTATGACTGGGTTGATAACGGACGCGCAGGTCCCGCCAATACAGTACCTGATGAAGAGGTTCCCCAGTTGCTCCGAAAATATGGAGTCCATGCACACTATAATTATCTGGATTCTCAAAACTGGTTTACTTATACTGCCGCCGGGGGCGTCAAGCATATTGTATATTACATGGGGACACGTTCGGCACAGGCACGCATTAATTTGGCCCGCCACGATCATCTGGCAGGAATATCGTTATGGCGCTTGGGGTTCGAAGAGCCGAGTTTTTGGTCCGTAATTCCACGAAAGTAG
- the mutL gene encoding DNA mismatch repair endonuclease MutL — MSRIHILDPLVADQIAAGEVVERPASVVKELVENSLDAMAKHIDVQIDDGGRQLIAVQDDGLGMDGEDLVLSVRRHATSKIKVLDDLTRSMTLGFRGEALAAISAVSHTHLFSRPHDQSYGFHLVVDGGNIGELVPTAMAEGTVIRVEELFFNVPARLKAIKSAHAELGAIQQLLQHYAIGYADVAITLRDGEKILWHTIGNGQVQDVILQLFGSEIADSLLPVHYEQEGLVIHGFICPAMKNRGTRQGQSLYINRRWVNNWVLRNAIEEAFRPHLPERRYPYFWLFITVDGSEVDPNAHPTKSEVRLDHERFIAGKLYHAVQDSLAAHSPSEPLSLAAAETEKPSQLYVSWQDSESLEPSWRWPSEMDADAVPVLHDEYKALIPLAQWQAKYIIAQGPLGLYLIDQHAAHERVYYEQFRRKGQEILVAQPLLIPYTYTCLPGEWAKWREYRDMFLEMGFDITEVGGTTLMVRAIPQGLMNSPSDSGGIIRTVLESLADGLHHHDHPIFWTQETQYALAACKAAVKAYRVLTMEEMQALLDMMATVDDPRGCPHGRPTTLHLTLEEVDRRFGRKG, encoded by the coding sequence ATGAGTCGGATCCATATTCTCGATCCCTTGGTCGCCGATCAGATTGCTGCCGGTGAAGTGGTGGAACGTCCCGCATCTGTTGTCAAAGAACTGGTTGAAAATAGTCTCGATGCCATGGCGAAGCATATTGATGTGCAAATTGACGATGGTGGAAGGCAGCTCATTGCCGTCCAAGACGATGGGCTGGGAATGGATGGGGAGGATCTTGTCTTGTCGGTTCGCCGACATGCAACGTCAAAAATCAAGGTTTTGGATGACTTAACCCGGTCGATGACCCTGGGATTTCGTGGAGAAGCCCTGGCGGCTATTTCCGCGGTCAGTCATACGCATTTATTTTCCCGTCCTCACGATCAGTCTTATGGATTTCATCTGGTGGTTGATGGTGGCAACATTGGCGAATTAGTCCCGACTGCCATGGCGGAAGGTACAGTAATCCGGGTCGAGGAACTATTTTTCAATGTGCCAGCGCGATTGAAAGCTATTAAATCGGCTCATGCGGAACTCGGGGCCATCCAGCAATTATTGCAGCATTATGCCATTGGGTATGCGGATGTAGCCATAACCCTTCGCGATGGGGAAAAGATCTTGTGGCACACAATAGGTAATGGGCAAGTTCAAGACGTTATCCTTCAATTATTTGGCAGCGAAATTGCCGATAGCTTATTACCTGTCCATTACGAACAAGAGGGACTAGTCATCCATGGATTTATTTGTCCCGCTATGAAAAACCGGGGAACACGGCAGGGGCAAAGTTTATACATTAATCGGCGCTGGGTTAACAATTGGGTGTTGCGAAATGCCATTGAAGAAGCATTTCGTCCCCATCTTCCCGAGCGGCGTTATCCATATTTTTGGCTTTTCATTACTGTGGATGGATCGGAAGTGGATCCCAATGCCCATCCGACCAAATCGGAAGTGCGTTTAGACCATGAACGGTTTATTGCTGGAAAACTATACCATGCGGTACAAGACTCATTGGCGGCGCATTCACCGTCGGAACCGTTATCGCTCGCCGCGGCTGAGACGGAGAAGCCCTCACAACTTTATGTGTCGTGGCAAGATTCGGAGTCTTTGGAGCCGTCATGGCGTTGGCCCTCGGAGATGGATGCAGACGCTGTCCCAGTCTTACACGACGAATACAAAGCCTTAATTCCCTTGGCTCAGTGGCAAGCGAAATATATCATTGCGCAAGGCCCTTTAGGTCTTTATCTCATTGATCAGCATGCTGCTCATGAGCGGGTATACTATGAACAGTTTCGCCGTAAGGGCCAAGAAATTCTGGTGGCACAACCATTGTTAATTCCTTATACCTATACTTGTTTACCGGGAGAATGGGCTAAATGGCGCGAGTATCGCGACATGTTTTTAGAAATGGGTTTTGATATCACCGAAGTGGGGGGGACCACCCTAATGGTTCGGGCGATTCCTCAAGGTCTCATGAATTCCCCCAGTGATAGCGGTGGTATTATCCGTACCGTTCTGGAATCCTTAGCTGATGGTTTACACCACCATGATCATCCCATATTTTGGACGCAAGAAACTCAATATGCTTTGGCCGCATGCAAGGCGGCCGTCAAAGCGTACCGGGTGCTAACCATGGAAGAAATGCAAGCCTTGCTGGATATGATGGCCACTGTTGATGATCCCAGGGGCTGTCCCCATGGACGCCCTACGACACTCCATTTGACGTTAGAGGAGGTTGACCGCCGTTTTGGACGAAAGGGGTAA